From Populus alba chromosome 16, ASM523922v2, whole genome shotgun sequence:
ttttaaatttatttaaaaatgtttttgaaatataaaaacaaacagaaccTTCAATAGGAGTCATTGAAGGACACAATCATCATGCTgtaattttatgcttttttacAAGTCCAAGTACAAAAATTGATCGccttaagaatttttttttttttaaatgatatagtTAGAAGAAAGTTATTAAGGAAGtacatagttttgaaaaaatattggaaaaattatataatttttttaagaattattattttaaattgcaattattaaataattgcTATTAGAATAAcagttatataataaaattacaattctgTATTGTGGAATGCATGAAGAAATCTTATTTTTAGAGAGGTGAATCTGTAATTTATGAGAAGGAATACATGGACTAATATTTGAGTGTAATATATTGAATCGTTACATCAAACCCAACACATATATGTTCCTCCATGTTTGAGACGAAGTATGAGCTATATGCATTTCAGATTCAAAATGCTACAGTATTAATAATACGTTGGATAATTGTTACATGATGTTCGTCGCTATGTAGCGGCTAATCTTTATGATCTCGATGATGATGGACTTGCTCGTTATtatgcatctttttttattcgagACATGTCGTACTACACTTGACCCTTGTTAAGAGAGATATTGAGCATAGATAATATTATCTCAGATGATAAGATCACACAAACAAATAGAAGTTTTGTTATTGATAAAGCTGGTCAATTCACCAGTTATCATATTAAACATAGATATGACTCATGTGTATTATTATGTTGTGtatgttgtgttatttttttagttaaagagttatttttatttttattacttttgtaatattgttttagttaattatcatattgattttaaagtttgcttacatattataaattttcatacttattttatataagaatgatttaaaatcattaattaacatgtgaataattgtttaaattttcatatcatCAAGTAACAGCTTcaaaaaatacacataaaaataaaaataacatttaaaaaacacatatattaatttgagattataattaacaaataaaaattatattaaaatatcacatttttaattatgagtttgaggtttggtaattaaaattttttttttggattttaattgcAGTAATTTAgacttttgttttatataaaatttaaagttataCTACAACACAATCACTTTTATCATTAACAGTTAGTTAatataaatagtaataataataacaattatttacaactattattgttattaaataaaaccatgtttttcaaataagaacCCTAAAATCTtttatcaaatttcataaaaGACCCTACCTTGACAAAGTAAATCAAATATTACAAACGTCATCTCTGACTTGGTCTAGACCTGTTACGATAGACCTCCCCCCTCCCCTCTACGTTTACAAGCAAGCAATCATGATGCTTACTTGATAATGGTTTAGAAAATAAGATGAACGGACAAACAATTGGTCACATCATAGGTTTGTTTGCTTTACTTATCCAGAGGTCTTTCCACCATTTAAGaccagaaaaagaagaagtcagTGCTCATCAATTCGACGAGTTTTCGGTATCCACATTAGTTTTCCCACTGGCCAAAGCATGGATGCTGGCGTAATAATAAGCATTATCCAGTCATCAAAAACCTGTATCGGAGAAGACTGCACACGCTATTTCAGCAACACAACCTCCACCATATTGATTTCAAACAAGACGTGCAAAAGTCTCCGGTCAAAACCCCATGATCAAAATTTTATCCTAGCTTGATTTGATATCCCTCCAATACTCAACAAGGAGCAAGGTCGGAGGTGGAAGACTCCATGATCTCAAGAAAGATCAAGCACAGAGATCCAAACTCAGtaaatcaataaagaaacaaGAAGTAACCAGATGATGTCCGGATTTTCTACGAGGaaacaaatgcaaaaacaaagcaCATCTACTGATTGATTGATCATGATTGGCTCTGGAAATCAGGATTATGCTGCATCATTAATAAAATCAGGATTATGCATTAATCACCTCAAAAGAGCTTCAAGATTACACGGATATCAAACTTTTTATCCGCATTAATGAATTGCCTTTCCATTTTAAAAGCAAATAGTACTTGGCTACtacatattcatataaaaagcaGATTAAGGACATGTTAACTTTGGCAGTTACTGAACATTCTACTTTAAACATCTCTTGCCAAACCCGAAAGGTCGACATCTCCGGAGTTTGGCTCCTTTGGTTTAGGAGAGGCTTCTGTCAGTGGATGGCCTTCGACAGGTATCCCTCGCCTTTTAGATGGTGAGGATGACGAATTCCCGTTATGGAAGTCGCCAAAAACATCAAAGAAGTTGTTCTTCATCTCTTCAGCCGCTTCAAAGAAACGGTTGATGCCACCAAGGAAGTGACGTTCTATGTCTTGAATATCACCTCGAAGCCCATGGAAGTCAAATGGTCCATCCTCAAACTTTCCTGGATCGAGCAACCCTCTAACCACTTGCTCTGTGACATCATCTTCAGTATACTCTTTGTTAGATTTCAGCACTTCAACAGGCCTAATTGAAACAAGCAAAAAAGTGTCAAACCAGTACCTCGATGTGCTGGGTGAACTGAAATGTTTAGGCAGGTCAAAACACAGAGCAAGATATCGAACCATCAATCAAGACATATTATGTGTTACAAAACCTTTCAATCAGCAATTATACccagaagaaaatgaaaatatgtCCATGAATCAAATAGTACCTATGCTAAGGTTATCAAACATTCTTACGAGAAATGTAAGTAATAGAAATCTAGACAAATTTCTATAACCTTTAACAGATGAGATTATACCATCACCAAGAGCATTTTCAATGTATCTTGCCAAGTTAATGCACAATATGAGCAGCaaattaagagaaaagaaaataaataaagcagatGCAGCTAGACTCACGGTACTACAAATCTCTCAAACTTGGATCTCATTCATTAAAACAAAGGGTAATAATTCTAATTCCTAACCCACAACGTTTTCTGTTCTCAAAGACTATATagttttgttaaaagaaaaccaAGTCACTTTTGTTCCATAACCCAATTTGTTTTAAGAGCCAAGCTTGAACCAAAATTTCAGATTCAATACTGGTTATATCAGCCCAACCAAACCATCAAATATCATTGCCCAAGTCATTTCATCTCTATTCACTTCCATATTGAGTTAGACACGACGAAatcacatgtttttttcaaagctCACCCATTGTGTTTCTTGTCTGTGACCTTCAACTTCTAGATTTTTCCAAACAGATTTTCAGTGAAAGCTACCTCTAAAATCGCACAAATGCATTTGTTCCAAAATTTTATCTCCTCTCTTGCTACTCTTGTGTATCAGTTATCAAAAGCCTCAGTGACTGCCCCATTTGCTTCACCAGCCATGTTTCATACCATAAAGCATCCCTGAACTAAAGCTACTTCTTAACATGAATCCTTAGATGGATAACTGTCTGTATAAGCATTTCATAAAATTCAGGTGTCTCTAGcagtttctttgattttatttttctgatgcCAGAATAACTAGGacacaaacaaataaacatgtGCATGGCCCTGGGATCATCTATATGGATCCTGAATTCAGTATATGCATATATGAACTATTATACTTCCCTACACAAAAGTTAACCTTTTTTTAACACGTCCTAAAGTTGTTCAAATACACACACAATGTGTTTCAAGGCAAGGCACTTCCCCCCATTGAATTTCCAAAATCAGCACCTAACGCTCTACCATTAAGCTAATTCTGCTAGCTACAGTAGTGGGTCTTCACCACCAATTTCCCAAAACTTACACAATTCAAAGAAGTTGATTTGATCAGAATATGGGGCAAGAGGCATTAGTATTTCATATACATGATGTCGCGGATGCTCATTCCTCAAATACCACATCACATCTTCTCCAAGAAAAGACGCTAGCGGTTGAAATTGAAACCATATATTTAAAGCTAATAACATCCAAGATGTTGGGTATCTATTTTCAACTTTCGGTCAAATTCATGCATCTTTGGAGCTCATGAGTTTCTTTGAACTCTAAATTCAACTGCTCTCCCCATCAAAAGCTTAACTTTCTAATAATTAGAgcgaaaaaaaaatctaccctGGCACAACAAATACCATAATTCAACAGCACCTTCTCATTTCTTGCAATCATCTGTTTATCATTCCCAAATTCTTCCAAAACACTCCAGACACCTTCCATGAACTAACACAACCCCCCTCATCTACTGCTTACCATCCACGTTAATGTGCAAATTGAAAACTCAGTAGAACCAAAATTCTTCCAAAACACTACAGACACCTTCCATGAACTAACACAACCCCCCTCATCTACTGCTTACCATCCACGTTAATGTGCAAATTGAAAACTCAGTAGAAccaaaattcttcaatttctgtaaatttagggaattaaaaattcataactctttaagataaaaagaaaaggaaaattaaaaccTCTCCATCAATTATAACAGACGAaatcaatcataaaaattaatcaaccgCCACAAATTTCCttcgttttgttttatttttctcaggaAACAAACAGAaaccacaaaataaataaataaataaaatctaaaataacttACTTTCCAAGGCAATCACGAAGGACCTCCTCGGTTTTCTCGCACTTTCTAACGAACTTTCCAGGCTCAACCTCCTCCGTCTTGCACTGCGACCTCACCACCGTCCTCGTGGAACATACCTCACCAGAAGATGAAGAGGaataattagggtttttttgaaAGGAATCGTCCGACTCGTCGTCGTCTCTCCACACCCACCCCATTGTCTCTCACCTGCTGCTGCTCTCGACCTTCTTCGTGCACTATACAATCTTAGAAGATGAAGATTAGATTTGTCAGGagattattagtattattataatCTGCTACGTTTCGTGTTTTGAGGAGGAGATTCTAGACTCTCTTGGCGACCACGGTGCTGCTTTGTCACTGTCACATGCCTTCATGTTCTGACACGTATCACTCTGTGTCGTTTTTTTAGCTTACACGAGGGACATGTCATTTAAAGTC
This genomic window contains:
- the LOC118049673 gene encoding fra a 1-associated protein, with the translated sequence MGWVWRDDDESDDSFQKNPNYSSSSSGEVCSTRTVVRSQCKTEEVEPGKFVRKCEKTEEVLRDCLGKPVEVLKSNKEYTEDDVTEQVVRGLLDPGKFEDGPFDFHGLRGDIQDIERHFLGGINRFFEAAEEMKNNFFDVFGDFHNGNSSSSPSKRRGIPVEGHPLTEASPKPKEPNSGDVDLSGLARDV